ACACAGCAGCATTCAGCAAGCCCATTGGAATATTCTCCTACATACATTCCCAAATCCTATGCTCCATTGAGCACTTCGCAGCCTTTTGATTTGAGCTCTTTAAGTCTTTATGATGGCAAAGGCAAAGCACAGCAAACTCTCAAGTCTAAAAGCCATATTAAAGCTCTTGCAAAGTTTCCAAGTGTAGATAACTTTGCACAAAGAGATATTGAAGAGCTTTATGGAGCTGAATTTGGCGATTATGGATTGGCTGAACAAGAGTTTTTAGTGAATCATTTGCGAGATATTGGGCGCATTACACAACGTTATTTGCAGTATCCCCCAAGTGCATTACGTTTAGGGCAGGAAGGTTTAAGCGCGGTGGAATTTTATCTCCACCCTAATGGCGATATTAGCGGACTTAAGGTTATTGTTTCTTCAAATTATATGCTACTAGACCGCAATAGTGAGCGCACGATAGAAATTGCCTATAAAGACTATCCGCGCCCCATAAGCAAAACAAAAATTCGTATTTTTGTCAGTTATGGCATTTCTTACTATAGATATTAGATTCTCACATTGATGAATGCAAAAAATCTGTAAGTATTTGTGCGTGAAGTATGGGCTCAAATTCAAGAATCTCATACTGCGCAAGATTATATTGCGTAAATGGGTCAGCTTCAGCAAAGCTTAAAGCTTCATTTTTGTTGGAAAATTTACCAATAATAATACCTCCATCTTTTGGAATCCTAGGACCAGAGGCAAGTAAAATACCCTTATCATAGCCTTTTTTGAGATAAGCTCGGTGTTCCTCTAACTTTGCAAGCACTTCTTCAAGCGGCTTTGTATAATGCACAAGGCAGACAAATAAATGTGTCATTGTGTTGCTCCTTATTGATTTGATGCTAGAGGTTGAGAATCTTCAGATTCGTTATGAGCGTGGGCTTTGAAAATATCTTGTGAAATTTTATAGCTACAAAATTTTGGACCACACATTGAGCAAAACTCTGCATCTTTAAATACTTCTTGAGGCAAGGCTTCATCGTGGTATTCACGCGCCCTATCTGGGTCTAGGGCGAGTTCAAACTGCCTATTCCAATCAAAGCTATATCTTGCATCGCTCATTGCATCATCTCTATCACGCGCACCTATGCGCCCACGAGCAATATCTGCAGCGTGCGCAGCGATTTTATAGGCTAAAATACCCTCTCGCACATCTTTAGCATTAGGTAAGCCTAGATGTTCCTTTGGTGTTACATAGCAAAGCATAGCCACACCTTTCCACGCCGCGACACACGCTCCAATAGCACTTGCAATATGGTCATATCCTGCCGCAATATCTGTAACTAAGGGTCCTAGCACATAAAAAGGCGCTTGATTACAATATTGCTTTTGAAGTTCAACATTGCGTTCAATTTGATTAAGTGGCACGTGTCCGGGTCCTTCTATCATTACTTGCACATCGGCTTCCCACGCTCTTTTGGCAAGCTCTCCCAATACTTTAAGTTCAGCAAATTGCGCCTCATCGCTTGCATCAGCCAAACAGCCCGGACGCAAAGAATCTCCAAGTGAGAGAGATACATCGTATTCTTGGCAAATTTTAAGAATCTCATCAAAATGCTCATAGAATGGATTTTCTTTATGATAGTGCATCATCCAGCTTGCCATAAGACTACCGCCACGCGAGACAATACCCATTTTTCGCTTAGCGACAAATGGCATATGCGAGAGTAAGAATCCGCAATGAATAGTGAAATAGCTCACGCCTTGCTTGGCTTGTTTTTTAAGCACGGCAAGCATAGTGTCAATATCAAGTTGTAATACATCATTTTTTACATCATAGAGAATCTGATACATTGGCACCGTTCCAATAGGCACACTTGAAGCTTGAATAACTGCAGTGCGTATTTCATCTAAATCCCCACCTGTGCTTAAATCCATAATTGTATCTGCACCATATTTAATAGACACTTTGACTTTTTCTACTTCTTCGTCAATAGAGCTTGCAAGCGAGGAACTACCAATATTTGAATTAATTTTAGTGCGTGTGGCTATACCAATTCCCATAGGTTCAAGATTTGTGTGATTGATATTTGCTGGGATAATCAGCCTTCCACGTTCAATCTCTTGTCGTATAAGTTCAGGGCTTATATTTTCAATATTGGCTACATATTCCATTTCTTTTGTGATCATACCTTTTTTTGCATAATGAAGCTGTGTGCGAATCTTATCATTTGCGCGTTGTTGCACCCATTGTGTTCTCATTGAAAGTCCTCCAAAAATATGATTTAGTTTTAAACTTGCGTTATGCTATTTAAATTTCCAAAATATACCTTAGATTCTTTAAAAAAAGTTAAATAATATGGGTATTTAAGTAACAATTTTTAGTTTATTTTTTGTTTTAGAGTGATAGAATACCGATTAAAATAGAGTTTAGGATAAGAATTTGGTTTTGGATAATGTTTCACTTATTATGATGGCAGCAGGAGATTCTACAAGATTTTGTGCTTCAAATGCACAGAACTTTAGATGCAAAAAGCAATGGTTGCGTGTGGGGGAAGAGCCATTATGGCTTGTGGCTACGCACAATCTTACGCGTCATTTTTCTTTTAAACAAGTGATTTTGACTGCTTCAAGCCAAGATTGTGGTTATATGCAAAATATAAGTCCTTATAAAGTTGTGCAAGGTGGGCAAACGCGCTGTCAATCCCTTAGAAATGCCCTTAAATATATTGATACACCCCTTGTTCTTGTAAGTGATGTGGCACGATGGGATAGTTCAGATTCTGTCATTAAGGCAATGTTGGCTACACTTGATGAAAATGTAGCCTGTGTTGTGCCTTTTGTCGGGGTGGCAGATACGAGTTTTTATGAGGGGGAATATCTTAAGCGTGAGAATATTAAACTCATACAAACGCCGCAGTTAAGTAGAGTAGAGGATTTGAGGGAAGCCCTTAAAGATACAAACAAAGATTTTAGCGATGAAAGCTCTGCTTTGTATGCATTTGGTAAAAAAATTGCTTTTGTGCAAGGAAGCACATTAATGAATAAATTGACTTTTGATAGTGATTTGAAGGCGCATATTACGCGTTTGTCTCCACCTTCAAAAAAGATTTTTGTCGGCAATGGCATAGATGTGCATCAATTTGAAGAAGGTAAGCAAATGTGGCTTGGCGGGGTACAAATAGAATCTGCATTTGGATTTAAAGCTCATAGTGATGGTGATGTGGCACTACACGCTTTAAGTGATGCGATTTTGGGAGCTATCGGCGGAGGCGATATAGGGGAGTGGTTTCCCGATATAGATGAGACATATAAAAATGCAGATTCCAAAATGATGCTAGATAACATTTATACTTTTGCCCAAAGTGTGGGCTATGAACTTTATAATGCAGATATAAGTATCATAGCGCAAACGCCTAAAATTGCTCCCTATAAGAATGCAATGCGTGAATGTATAGCCCATATTTTGAGAGTGCCAAACTCACGTATTAATATTAAGGCAACTACAACAGAGAGATTAGGCTTTATAGGGCGTAAGGAGGGTATATGCGTAGAGGTGTGTGTAAGTATGGGGTTTGCAGATTGGCATACACCTATACAAAATTTATGTTAATAAGGAGGCTACACGATGTATAAAATCCATTATAAAAGGGAGTTTGTATGAAAGTTTTAATTATTGAAAATGAAATTTATCTCGCGCAAAGTATTGCTAATAAAATAAGTGATTCTCATTTAGAATGTGTTATTGCTCATTCACTTGGAGATGTTCAAAAAGACCATTATGATGTTATTTTGGCTTCTTTTGGCACAATTGGTGAGGGTTATATAGAGCTAAGCAAGACATATCCACAAGCTATTATGATTCTTATGATTGCATATATCAATGATGATACCGTTATTAAGCCCTTGCGTAATGGCGTAACAGATTATATTGTTAAACCTTTTATTGTTGATGAACTTATGCGCAAAATCACGCATTATAAGGTTTATCGTGAGATTAATGAGGAAATTAAATTTTATCGGAGCTATTTTAGTTTTATAGAGCGTGAGCTTGGCACACCCGAGCCTTTTTTGTATAATCCGCCTTTTGTGATTAAGACTAATACTCAAAGAAGCGCAGATATTTACGCAATGCGGTATGCGCGTGAGAAACATATTCATTTCCAATTTTATTCACTCAAAGAAGAAACTTGGAAAAGTATTTTTCGTGTGCCACCAAAGAAGAATGAGGTATATTACATTACCAATCTTGAGGAGCTTAAAAAGAGCGATAGAAAAGATTTTTTGGAGATGGCTTTAAAACATAGCGTCATCGTTTCAGTTGTCTCAAGCGAGAAAATTGCTTTTCCACAGGTGATTGATATTTCGCGTCAAGCCAATAGTGTAGAGCTAAGCGGGGAGATTCTCTCTGTGAAAGAATATGAAAAAATTATTATCACC
This is a stretch of genomic DNA from Helicobacter sp. MIT 21-1697. It encodes these proteins:
- the thiC gene encoding phosphomethylpyrimidine synthase ThiC, yielding MRTQWVQQRANDKIRTQLHYAKKGMITKEMEYVANIENISPELIRQEIERGRLIIPANINHTNLEPMGIGIATRTKINSNIGSSSLASSIDEEVEKVKVSIKYGADTIMDLSTGGDLDEIRTAVIQASSVPIGTVPMYQILYDVKNDVLQLDIDTMLAVLKKQAKQGVSYFTIHCGFLLSHMPFVAKRKMGIVSRGGSLMASWMMHYHKENPFYEHFDEILKICQEYDVSLSLGDSLRPGCLADASDEAQFAELKVLGELAKRAWEADVQVMIEGPGHVPLNQIERNVELQKQYCNQAPFYVLGPLVTDIAAGYDHIASAIGACVAAWKGVAMLCYVTPKEHLGLPNAKDVREGILAYKIAAHAADIARGRIGARDRDDAMSDARYSFDWNRQFELALDPDRAREYHDEALPQEVFKDAEFCSMCGPKFCSYKISQDIFKAHAHNESEDSQPLASNQ
- a CDS encoding bifunctional 2-C-methyl-D-erythritol 4-phosphate cytidylyltransferase/2-C-methyl-D-erythritol 2,4-cyclodiphosphate synthase, which gives rise to MVLDNVSLIMMAAGDSTRFCASNAQNFRCKKQWLRVGEEPLWLVATHNLTRHFSFKQVILTASSQDCGYMQNISPYKVVQGGQTRCQSLRNALKYIDTPLVLVSDVARWDSSDSVIKAMLATLDENVACVVPFVGVADTSFYEGEYLKRENIKLIQTPQLSRVEDLREALKDTNKDFSDESSALYAFGKKIAFVQGSTLMNKLTFDSDLKAHITRLSPPSKKIFVGNGIDVHQFEEGKQMWLGGVQIESAFGFKAHSDGDVALHALSDAILGAIGGGDIGEWFPDIDETYKNADSKMMLDNIYTFAQSVGYELYNADISIIAQTPKIAPYKNAMRECIAHILRVPNSRINIKATTTERLGFIGRKEGICVEVCVSMGFADWHTPIQNLC
- a CDS encoding energy transducer TonB, encoding MTYKMLTYSPSRLWLWFIVSFLIHMIIIVFLLVHFEQMQFKKGTSTDTRMKVAGFQIVGGGELESTQNTQQHSASPLEYSPTYIPKSYAPLSTSQPFDLSSLSLYDGKGKAQQTLKSKSHIKALAKFPSVDNFAQRDIEELYGAEFGDYGLAEQEFLVNHLRDIGRITQRYLQYPPSALRLGQEGLSAVEFYLHPNGDISGLKVIVSSNYMLLDRNSERTIEIAYKDYPRPISKTKIRIFVSYGISYYRY
- a CDS encoding response regulator, whose translation is MKVLIIENEIYLAQSIANKISDSHLECVIAHSLGDVQKDHYDVILASFGTIGEGYIELSKTYPQAIMILMIAYINDDTVIKPLRNGVTDYIVKPFIVDELMRKITHYKVYREINEEIKFYRSYFSFIERELGTPEPFLYNPPFVIKTNTQRSADIYAMRYAREKHIHFQFYSLKEETWKSIFRVPPKKNEVYYITNLEELKKSDRKDFLEMALKHSVIVSVVSSEKIAFPQVIDISRQANSVELSGEILSVKEYEKIIITKFESRYPDIELAKKLGMSRKSLWEKRKKYGIIRKNKNTPQNPNEQENQID
- a CDS encoding YciI family protein, which gives rise to MTHLFVCLVHYTKPLEEVLAKLEEHRAYLKKGYDKGILLASGPRIPKDGGIIIGKFSNKNEALSFAEADPFTQYNLAQYEILEFEPILHAQILTDFLHSSM